A portion of the Actinomycetota bacterium genome contains these proteins:
- the guaA gene encoding glutamine-hydrolyzing GMP synthase, with protein sequence MSANIESKVFVVDFGAQYAQLIARRVRECKVFSEIVPYDIPPEEIKRRGASALIFSGGPSSVYQEGAPIPHSGIFDIGLPVLGICYGHQLLARELGGKVEATGVREYGKTDIRITGESTLFEGLPLEQTVWMSHGDSVVEAAPGFRVTASTGASPVAAMEDVGRRLYGVQFHPEVIHTPMGMEILKNFLYSAADLLPSWTMVSIIEKAVEQIRARVGQNKIICGLSGGVDSATAAVLVHKAVGDQLTCVFVDHGLLRKGEAEQVEDTFRRHFHINLVHVKAQERFLSRLKGVTDPEVKRKTIGEEFIRVFEEVAADMRDTHFLVQGTLYPDIIESGTRDAARIKSHHNVGGLPEDMDFTLVEPLRDLFKDEVRTMGEELGLPEEIVWRQPFPGPGLAIRIIGEVTAEKLHILREADDIVVEEIKRAGLYKKIWQSFAVLPDIRSVGVMGDERTYAYPIVLRAVTSEDAMTADWARLPYELMERISSRIINEVHGVNRVALDISSKPPATIEWE encoded by the coding sequence TTGAGCGCAAACATCGAGTCAAAGGTGTTCGTGGTCGATTTCGGGGCGCAGTACGCGCAACTGATCGCCCGCCGGGTGAGGGAATGCAAGGTATTTTCGGAGATCGTGCCCTACGATATCCCGCCCGAGGAGATCAAGAGGCGTGGCGCATCCGCGCTCATCTTCTCCGGTGGCCCGTCCAGTGTCTATCAGGAGGGGGCACCCATCCCGCACAGTGGCATCTTCGATATCGGCCTGCCCGTACTGGGCATCTGTTACGGACACCAGCTTCTGGCGCGGGAGCTCGGGGGAAAGGTGGAGGCCACCGGCGTCCGGGAATACGGCAAGACGGATATCAGGATAACGGGTGAAAGCACCCTCTTCGAGGGGCTGCCGCTGGAGCAGACGGTGTGGATGAGCCACGGCGATAGCGTCGTCGAGGCGGCCCCGGGTTTTCGCGTGACCGCCTCCACGGGCGCCTCTCCGGTAGCAGCCATGGAAGACGTGGGGCGCAGGCTATACGGGGTACAGTTCCACCCCGAGGTCATCCATACCCCGATGGGCATGGAGATCCTCAAGAACTTCCTCTACAGCGCCGCTGACCTGTTGCCGTCCTGGACCATGGTCTCCATCATCGAGAAAGCGGTGGAGCAGATACGCGCCAGGGTGGGTCAAAACAAGATCATATGTGGCCTCTCCGGTGGAGTGGATTCCGCCACCGCCGCGGTGCTGGTGCATAAAGCGGTGGGAGACCAGCTCACCTGCGTCTTTGTCGATCACGGCCTGCTGCGCAAAGGAGAAGCTGAGCAGGTGGAGGACACCTTCCGCCGCCATTTCCACATCAATCTCGTCCACGTCAAGGCCCAGGAGCGCTTCCTCTCGCGCCTGAAGGGCGTTACCGACCCCGAGGTAAAGCGCAAGACCATCGGGGAGGAGTTCATCCGCGTATTCGAGGAAGTGGCGGCGGACATGCGGGACACGCATTTCCTGGTGCAGGGCACCCTTTACCCGGACATCATCGAGAGCGGCACGCGCGACGCGGCGCGCATCAAGTCACATCACAACGTGGGCGGCCTTCCCGAGGACATGGACTTCACGCTGGTGGAGCCCCTGCGCGACCTCTTCAAGGACGAGGTGCGCACCATGGGCGAGGAGCTGGGGCTGCCGGAGGAGATAGTATGGAGGCAGCCCTTCCCCGGGCCTGGGCTGGCCATACGCATCATCGGTGAGGTTACCGCCGAGAAACTGCACATCCTGCGCGAAGCCGACGACATCGTGGTCGAGGAGATCAAGCGGGCCGGACTCTACAAGAAGATATGGCAGTCCTTCGCCGTGCTCCCTGACATCAGGTCGGTGGGGGTCATGGGCGACGAGCGCACCTACGCCTATCCCATCGTTCTGCGGGCGGTCACCAGCGAGGATGCCATGACCGCCGACTGGGCCCGCCTTCCTTACGAGTTGATGGAGCGCATCTCCAGCCGCATCATCAACGAGGTGCACGGCGTGAACCGCGTGGCCCTGGACATCAGCTCCAAGCCCCCCGCCACCATAGAGTGGGAATAG
- a CDS encoding GuaB3 family IMP dehydrogenase-related protein has translation MEIEIGLGKAGRRGYGLDDISVVPSRRTRDADDVDITWELGEFRFALPFLASAMDAVVDVEMAITIGKLGGLAVLNLEGLQTRYEDPKPVFEEIASFGKEEATRGMQRLYQEPIKEELIGRRIREIKEGGVVAAASLTPQRVEQYYQLVLEAGLDILVIQGTVISAEHVSSRTAPLNLKKFIAELPIPAIVGGCASYSTALHLMRTGAVGVLVGVGPGAACTTRGVLGIGVPQATALADASAARIRHLTETGDYVNVIADGGMRTGGDIAKAIACGADAVMLGSPVAAAKEAPGLGFHWGMATFHPDLPRGTRVKTEGRWTIEEILVGPAHENDGTVNLFGALRTSLATCGYENIRAFQRAEVMIAPAVRTEGKAMQYEQGVGMIK, from the coding sequence ATGGAGATAGAGATAGGTCTGGGGAAAGCGGGAAGAAGGGGTTACGGCCTTGACGATATCTCCGTCGTACCGTCGCGCCGCACCCGTGACGCTGATGATGTTGACATCACCTGGGAACTTGGGGAGTTCAGGTTCGCGCTCCCCTTCCTCGCCTCGGCCATGGACGCCGTGGTGGACGTGGAGATGGCCATCACCATCGGTAAGCTGGGCGGACTGGCCGTGCTCAACCTCGAGGGGCTGCAGACCAGGTATGAGGACCCCAAGCCCGTCTTCGAGGAGATCGCCTCCTTCGGCAAGGAGGAGGCGACACGCGGCATGCAGCGGCTCTACCAGGAGCCCATCAAGGAGGAGCTTATCGGCAGGCGTATCCGTGAGATCAAGGAAGGCGGAGTCGTGGCCGCCGCCTCACTCACTCCACAGCGGGTAGAGCAGTACTATCAACTCGTCCTGGAGGCGGGCCTCGATATCTTGGTCATCCAGGGCACGGTGATCAGCGCGGAACACGTGTCGTCAAGGACGGCGCCCCTGAACCTCAAGAAGTTCATCGCCGAGCTGCCTATCCCCGCCATTGTCGGGGGATGCGCGTCCTATTCCACCGCCCTGCACCTCATGCGTACGGGAGCGGTGGGAGTGCTCGTCGGGGTGGGTCCCGGCGCTGCTTGCACCACCCGGGGGGTCCTGGGCATAGGGGTGCCGCAGGCGACGGCGCTGGCAGACGCCTCGGCGGCCCGCATCAGGCACCTCACGGAGACGGGAGATTATGTCAACGTCATCGCGGACGGAGGGATGCGTACCGGGGGGGATATCGCCAAGGCCATCGCCTGCGGCGCCGACGCGGTAATGCTGGGTTCCCCGGTCGCGGCGGCAAAGGAAGCCCCCGGCCTCGGTTTCCACTGGGGCATGGCCACCTTCCATCCCGACCTCCCCCGGGGCACCAGGGTGAAGACGGAGGGGCGCTGGACCATAGAGGAGATACTTGTAGGGCCGGCCCATGAGAACGACGGCACGGTAAACCTCTTCGGCGCCCTGCGGACCTCTCTTGCCACCTGTGGTTACGAGAACATCCGGGCCTTTCAGAGGGCGGAGGTCATGATCGCCCCGGCCGTACGCACCGAGGGCAAGGCGATGCAGTACGAGCAGGGAGTGGGGATGATCAAGTAG
- the groL gene encoding chaperonin GroEL (60 kDa chaperone family; promotes refolding of misfolded polypeptides especially under stressful conditions; forms two stacked rings of heptamers to form a barrel-shaped 14mer; ends can be capped by GroES; misfolded proteins enter the barrel where they are refolded when GroES binds), producing the protein MAKEIMYDEDARRGLEEGVNKLANTVKVTLGPKGRNVVLEKKFGAPVITNDGVTIAREIEVEDVWENCGVQLAKEVATKTNDVAGDGTTTATVLAQAIVREGLRNVAAGANPMALKRGIEKAVEMVVKDIKKNSKEVETKEEISRVAAISADSDEVGQIIADAMDKVGKDGVITVEESQTFGMNFEVVEGMQFDKGYLSPYMVTDPERMEAVLDDPYILIANQKISAIADLLPVLEKVMQAGKPLLIIAEDVEGEALATLVVNKIRGTFQSAAVKAPGFGDRRKAMLQDIAIVTGGQSISEELGIKLENITLDMLGRARQVKVSKEETIVVEGAGAAEDIKGRVNQIKSEIDRSDSEFDREKLQERLAKLSGGVAVIKVGAATEVELKERKHRIEDALSATKAAVEEGIVAGGGVVLVNAVAAIKTDSLESDEKTGAEIVRRALEEPLRQIANNAGAEGSVVVEKVKGLKKGQGFNAINGDYVDMMKEGIIDPAKVTRSALQNAASIAGLLLTTEAVVAEKPEESGGGMGMPGGGMPPGMM; encoded by the coding sequence ATGGCCAAGGAGATAATGTACGACGAGGACGCGCGCCGCGGACTCGAGGAAGGTGTGAACAAGCTGGCAAACACGGTCAAGGTGACCCTGGGCCCCAAGGGACGCAATGTGGTACTGGAGAAGAAGTTTGGCGCTCCCGTGATCACCAACGACGGCGTGACCATCGCCCGCGAGATCGAGGTGGAGGACGTATGGGAGAACTGCGGCGTGCAGCTAGCCAAGGAAGTCGCCACCAAGACCAACGACGTGGCCGGTGACGGCACCACCACTGCCACCGTTCTGGCCCAGGCCATCGTGCGCGAAGGCCTTCGCAACGTAGCCGCGGGCGCCAATCCCATGGCCTTGAAGCGCGGTATCGAGAAGGCCGTGGAAATGGTGGTCAAGGACATCAAGAAGAACTCCAAGGAGGTCGAGACCAAGGAGGAGATATCCCGCGTTGCCGCAATCTCCGCCGACTCCGACGAGGTCGGCCAGATCATCGCCGACGCCATGGACAAGGTGGGCAAGGACGGCGTCATCACCGTGGAGGAGAGCCAGACCTTCGGGATGAACTTCGAGGTCGTCGAGGGTATGCAGTTCGACAAGGGCTACCTCTCCCCCTACATGGTCACGGACCCGGAGCGCATGGAAGCGGTGCTGGACGACCCTTACATCCTCATCGCCAACCAGAAGATCAGCGCCATCGCCGACCTTCTGCCCGTGCTCGAGAAGGTCATGCAGGCTGGCAAGCCCCTCCTGATCATCGCCGAGGACGTGGAGGGAGAGGCCCTGGCTACCCTGGTGGTCAATAAGATCCGTGGCACCTTCCAGTCCGCCGCGGTCAAGGCCCCCGGTTTCGGGGACAGGCGCAAGGCCATGCTGCAGGACATCGCCATCGTCACCGGCGGTCAGTCCATAAGTGAGGAACTGGGCATCAAGCTGGAGAACATCACCCTGGACATGCTGGGTAGGGCCCGCCAGGTCAAGGTCAGCAAAGAAGAGACCATCGTGGTGGAGGGCGCCGGCGCCGCGGAGGACATCAAGGGCCGCGTCAACCAGATCAAGTCGGAGATCGACCGTTCCGACTCGGAGTTCGACCGCGAGAAGCTGCAGGAGCGCCTGGCCAAGCTCTCGGGCGGCGTAGCCGTGATCAAGGTCGGGGCCGCCACCGAGGTGGAGCTCAAGGAGCGGAAACACCGCATCGAGGACGCACTCTCGGCGACTAAGGCCGCCGTTGAGGAGGGAATCGTTGCCGGCGGAGGCGTGGTTCTAGTGAACGCCGTGGCGGCCATCAAGACCGACAGCCTCGAGAGCGACGAGAAGACAGGCGCCGAGATCGTACGGCGCGCCCTGGAGGAGCCACTGCGTCAGATCGCGAACAATGCGGGCGCCGAGGGCTCCGTGGTGGTGGAGAAGGTCAAGGGCCTGAAGAAGGGCCAGGGCTTCAACGCCATCAACGGCGATTATGTGGACATGATGAAGGAGGGCATCATCGACCCCGCCAAGGTCACCCGTTCCGCCCTCCAGAACGCGGCCTCCATCGCCGGCCTGCTGCTCACCACCGAAGCCGTGGTGGCGGAGAAGCCGGAAGAGAGCGGCGGCGGCATGGGAATGCCGGGTGGCGGCATGCCCCCGGGCATGATGTAA
- the groES gene encoding co-chaperone GroES, whose amino-acid sequence MKLRPLGDRVIVKPGEGEEKTASGLVIPDTAKEKPQEGTVIAVGPGRWEDGKYVPLEVKEGDTIIYSKYGGTEVKIGGEEHLILSERDILAVVEKEKKKK is encoded by the coding sequence ATGAAACTGAGGCCTTTGGGCGACCGGGTGATCGTCAAGCCGGGAGAGGGCGAGGAGAAGACCGCGTCCGGATTGGTGATACCCGACACCGCCAAGGAGAAGCCGCAGGAGGGGACGGTCATCGCCGTAGGTCCCGGCAGGTGGGAAGACGGCAAGTACGTTCCCCTGGAGGTGAAAGAGGGGGACACGATCATCTATTCCAAGTACGGCGGAACCGAGGTCAAGATCGGGGGAGAGGAGCACCTCATCCTCAGCGAGCGCGACATTCTCGCCGTGGTCGAGAAGGAAAAGAAGAAGAAGTAA
- the tsaD gene encoding tRNA (adenosine(37)-N6)-threonylcarbamoyltransferase complex transferase subunit TsaD — protein sequence MPVRERGLMLGIETSCDETSAAVVRGGDEILSLVISSQADLHARYGGVVPELASRAHLEAVLPAIYEALDLAGVGLANLEGVAVTRGPGLIGALLVGLTAAKAISFALDKPLLAVNHLEAHIYANFLSSPGLQPPLVAFVVSGGHTLLVHMRAHRDYRVLGETLDDAAGEAYDKVARFLGLGYPGGPAIDRLATQGNPEAVAFPRAIMRDGTYNFSLSGLKTAVINHVRKLRESGQEVPVADIAASFQAAVVEVQVHKIVQAARETGVESVLLAGGVAANRHLRGELGAALAGRGIELYYPPLDLCMDNAAMIAALGWRMLEEGEISPLDVDAAAVLPLGSASQGLTPF from the coding sequence ATGCCTGTTCGTGAACGTGGTCTGATGCTGGGCATCGAGACGTCGTGCGACGAGACCTCCGCGGCGGTGGTGCGCGGCGGTGACGAGATACTGTCCCTGGTGATATCCTCCCAGGCCGACCTGCACGCGCGATATGGAGGGGTGGTGCCGGAACTGGCGAGCCGTGCTCACCTGGAGGCCGTCCTTCCGGCGATATATGAGGCCCTGGACCTCGCCGGCGTAGGCCTTGCGAACCTGGAGGGTGTGGCCGTCACCAGGGGCCCGGGACTCATCGGGGCCCTGCTCGTGGGGCTCACCGCCGCCAAAGCCATCTCCTTCGCCCTGGATAAGCCCTTGTTGGCCGTGAACCACCTGGAAGCGCACATCTACGCCAATTTTCTCTCCTCCCCGGGGCTGCAGCCTCCCCTGGTAGCTTTCGTGGTCTCTGGCGGCCATACCCTGCTGGTGCATATGAGGGCCCACCGCGATTATCGCGTGCTCGGTGAGACCCTGGACGACGCCGCCGGGGAGGCGTACGACAAGGTGGCAAGGTTCCTGGGCCTGGGCTATCCCGGCGGTCCGGCAATCGATCGCCTGGCCACGCAGGGGAACCCGGAAGCCGTGGCCTTTCCCCGAGCCATCATGCGCGACGGTACATACAACTTCTCCCTCTCGGGGCTGAAGACCGCGGTGATAAATCACGTGCGTAAGCTGCGGGAGAGTGGGCAGGAGGTGCCGGTAGCGGACATCGCCGCCTCCTTCCAGGCAGCGGTGGTCGAAGTGCAGGTACACAAGATCGTGCAAGCGGCCAGGGAGACGGGGGTGGAAAGCGTGCTCCTGGCGGGCGGCGTGGCCGCCAACCGCCACCTGCGCGGCGAGCTGGGGGCCGCGCTTGCAGGAAGGGGCATCGAGCTTTATTACCCTCCCCTCGACCTGTGCATGGACAACGCCGCGATGATCGCCGCCCTGGGATGGCGCATGCTCGAGGAAGGCGAGATCTCCCCGCTGGACGTGGATGCCGCCGCCGTCCTTCCCCTGGGGTCAGCGAGTCAGGGACTGACCCCATTCTGA
- the rimI gene encoding ribosomal protein S18-alanine N-acetyltransferase, whose amino-acid sequence MQRMDINDLDEVMEIERKSFSSPWTRGMYLHELEKSEGCYMTARHDGILAAYGGTLLILDEAHVMTLAVRGDYRRRGLGARLFLEIIDASREMGARFFTLEVRKSNREAIDLYARFGFQIMGERKNYYLDNMENALIMWTEDITAPEYRGLLEGLRRRYGDACS is encoded by the coding sequence GTGCAGCGTATGGACATCAATGACCTGGATGAGGTCATGGAAATCGAGAGGAAGTCCTTCTCGAGCCCCTGGACCAGGGGCATGTACCTGCACGAGCTGGAGAAGAGCGAGGGCTGCTACATGACGGCCCGCCATGACGGGATCCTGGCCGCGTACGGAGGTACGCTGCTCATCCTGGACGAGGCCCATGTCATGACCCTGGCGGTGCGGGGGGACTACCGCCGCCGCGGGCTGGGCGCGCGCCTGTTCTTGGAGATTATAGACGCCTCACGGGAGATGGGGGCGCGTTTTTTCACCCTGGAGGTGAGGAAATCAAACCGCGAGGCTATCGACCTCTATGCCAGGTTCGGTTTCCAGATCATGGGGGAACGCAAGAATTACTACCTGGACAACATGGAGAACGCCTTGATCATGTGGACGGAGGACATAACGGCGCCGGAATACCGCGGCCTCCTGGAGGGACTGCGGAGGAGGTACGGCGATGCCTGTTCGTGA